A window from Vulcanimicrobium alpinum encodes these proteins:
- a CDS encoding SDR family NAD(P)-dependent oxidoreductase → MTAAASGARRALVTGASSGIGAAFARALAARGLDLVLVARTVPALEALATELRAAHGVTVDVIPADLADQAAPHAILDELAARGIEIGTLVNNAGFATYGELVTLAPERERDEVMVNVLAPQQLTRALLPAMLARRAGAIVNVASNAAFQPVPYMATYGATKAFLLSFSEALAEEVRGSGVRVLALCPGQTETPFFTGIDDARLGRARSPEQVVRTALRALDRGRVVIVDGIANTLLAQSARISPRWLTRRVAGIMQKPSAPANRPRSAG, encoded by the coding sequence ATGACCGCTGCAGCCTCCGGCGCCCGGCGCGCCCTCGTCACCGGTGCCTCGTCCGGGATCGGCGCCGCGTTCGCACGGGCGCTCGCCGCCCGCGGGCTCGATCTGGTCCTGGTCGCGCGCACGGTTCCTGCCCTCGAGGCGCTCGCGACCGAGCTCCGCGCGGCACATGGGGTCACGGTCGACGTCATCCCGGCCGATCTCGCCGATCAGGCGGCACCGCACGCGATCCTCGACGAACTGGCCGCGCGCGGGATCGAGATCGGGACGCTCGTCAACAACGCCGGCTTCGCGACGTACGGCGAACTCGTGACGCTTGCGCCCGAGCGCGAACGCGACGAGGTCATGGTCAACGTCCTCGCGCCGCAGCAGCTCACGCGCGCCTTGCTGCCGGCGATGCTCGCGCGCCGCGCGGGCGCGATCGTCAACGTCGCGTCCAACGCCGCGTTCCAGCCGGTCCCGTACATGGCGACCTACGGCGCGACCAAAGCGTTTCTGCTCTCGTTTTCGGAGGCGCTCGCGGAAGAGGTGCGCGGAAGCGGCGTGCGCGTGCTGGCGCTGTGCCCTGGGCAGACCGAGACGCCGTTCTTCACCGGGATCGACGACGCGCGCCTCGGCCGCGCGCGCTCGCCCGAACAGGTCGTGCGCACCGCGCTGCGCGCCCTGGACCGCGGGCGCGTGGTCATCGTCGACGGGATCGCGAACACGCTGCTCGCGCAGTCCGCGCGGATCAGCCCCCGCTGGCTGACGCGGCGTGTCGCCGGCATCATGCAGAAGCCGTCCGCGCCGGCGAACCGACCCAGGTCCGCCGGATAA
- a CDS encoding TetR/AcrR family transcriptional regulator: MGIAERKERQRAELREQILAAARKIVLDEGYEQLTMRKIADAIEYSPAAIYLYFENREAIGRQLCAESFEHLIAYMAPVSAIADPFERLLSMGRCYARFGLENPREYRLLFMTDAAYMQALFPPDHQKDDHPGERAFQFVVDIVTSARDAGAIEAADPIAVAEMLWTAVHGIVSLALTCSEAIETPLETLVETMCATIGRGLATPAARAAHVVPAR; the protein is encoded by the coding sequence ATGGGCATCGCCGAGCGGAAGGAGCGGCAACGGGCGGAGCTGCGCGAGCAGATCCTCGCCGCGGCGCGCAAGATCGTGCTCGACGAGGGCTACGAACAGCTGACGATGCGCAAGATCGCCGACGCGATCGAGTACTCGCCGGCCGCCATCTACCTGTACTTCGAGAATCGCGAGGCGATCGGCCGCCAATTGTGCGCGGAGTCGTTCGAGCATCTGATCGCGTACATGGCGCCGGTCTCGGCGATCGCCGATCCGTTCGAACGCCTGCTTTCGATGGGACGCTGCTACGCGCGCTTCGGCCTCGAGAACCCGCGCGAGTACCGGCTCCTGTTCATGACCGACGCGGCGTACATGCAGGCGCTCTTCCCACCGGACCATCAGAAGGACGACCACCCCGGCGAGCGCGCCTTTCAGTTCGTCGTCGATATCGTCACGTCGGCTCGGGACGCCGGCGCGATCGAGGCCGCCGATCCGATCGCCGTCGCGGAGATGCTGTGGACCGCCGTGCACGGCATCGTCTCGCTCGCGCTTACCTGCTCCGAGGCGATCGAAACCCCGCTCGAGACGCTCGTGGAGACGATGTGCGCGACGATCGGCCGCGGCCTCGCCACCCCGGCCGCCCGCGCCGCACACGTCGTCCCCGCCCGCTAG
- a CDS encoding efflux RND transporter periplasmic adaptor subunit yields the protein MSRTTPLALAAAGALVLGGCAARAASVSEQPPTPVTLATAAAPPAQSAYDGPGTVVPRHVYKIAFEVPGRIATVNADVGDRVAAGTVLAALDGGDYAAQARGADAQAAQAAATAAKARNGARTQERQAAADAVAAALAQRDRALAAQRLALANKARYDALFAGGDVAAQQHDQTLAAARDADAAVNAANAQYEQARAQQSLVRSGTRDEDLRAAAAVAEAARASADLAGVTLAKTRIVAPADAYVESRAIEPGSTAQPGATAFVLDDAREPDIVVAVPEARMAGIAAGTPATIRANGAIARGRVERVEPDADPASRTAQVRIRTSGLRLRDGAIVDVALGSERTGGTAAVPLGAVVTDAGGGSHVLLYDARTKTAALRAVRVVGGDGERAIVRGVAPGTRVVRGGAALVKPGAQLAVVPE from the coding sequence ATGTCGCGTACGACCCCACTCGCTCTCGCCGCGGCAGGCGCGCTCGTCCTCGGAGGATGCGCCGCCCGCGCCGCGAGCGTCAGCGAGCAGCCTCCGACGCCGGTGACCCTGGCGACGGCAGCGGCGCCCCCCGCGCAATCTGCCTACGACGGCCCGGGCACCGTCGTCCCCCGGCACGTCTATAAGATCGCGTTCGAGGTCCCCGGCCGCATCGCGACCGTGAACGCCGACGTCGGCGACCGCGTCGCCGCGGGAACGGTGCTCGCCGCGCTCGACGGCGGCGATTACGCGGCGCAGGCGCGCGGCGCCGACGCGCAGGCGGCCCAGGCCGCCGCGACCGCTGCGAAGGCGCGCAACGGCGCGCGCACGCAGGAGCGGCAGGCCGCCGCCGACGCGGTCGCCGCAGCGCTGGCGCAGCGCGATCGCGCGCTCGCGGCGCAGCGGCTCGCGCTCGCGAACAAGGCGCGCTACGACGCGCTGTTCGCCGGCGGCGACGTCGCGGCGCAGCAGCACGATCAGACCCTCGCCGCCGCGCGCGACGCCGACGCCGCGGTGAACGCCGCGAACGCGCAGTACGAACAGGCGCGCGCCCAGCAGTCGCTGGTGCGCAGCGGGACGCGCGACGAAGATCTGCGCGCCGCTGCAGCGGTGGCCGAGGCCGCGCGCGCGAGCGCCGACCTCGCCGGCGTGACGCTCGCGAAGACGCGCATCGTCGCGCCGGCCGACGCGTACGTCGAATCGCGAGCCATCGAACCGGGCAGCACCGCCCAGCCGGGTGCGACCGCGTTCGTTCTCGACGACGCGCGCGAGCCCGACATCGTCGTCGCCGTCCCCGAAGCGCGCATGGCGGGGATCGCGGCGGGAACGCCGGCGACGATCCGCGCGAACGGGGCAATCGCGCGCGGGCGCGTCGAGCGCGTCGAACCCGACGCCGATCCGGCGAGCCGGACCGCGCAGGTCCGCATCCGCACGAGCGGACTGCGCCTGCGCGACGGCGCGATCGTCGACGTCGCCCTCGGCAGCGAACGCACCGGAGGGACCGCTGCAGTGCCGCTCGGTGCGGTGGTCACCGACGCCGGCGGCGGAAGCCACGTGCTGCTGTATGATGCACGGACCAAGACGGCGGCGCTGCGCGCGGTGCGCGTCGTCGGCGGCGACGGCGAACGCGCGATCGTGCGCGGCGTCGCTCCGGGAACGCGCGTCGTACGCGGCGGCGCCGCGCTCGTCAAACCCGGCGCGCAGCTCGCGGTGGTGCCGGAATGA
- a CDS encoding efflux RND transporter permease subunit, with protein sequence MSGLPAFALRRKSLVLAGLLLAIFWSLYAGATMQRREDPGTTQRQTAIVTVFPGATTHDVEQLVTKKIADAMRGVTHVLHVEGTSRPGISEVDVVFDDVINEAGPTLRDVRDRLGDVSPQLPPGVQPSIVDDVWKTYPVVLGVRQDGATPRELRDAAKRLADRISRQRDVGFVKLVGEQVQQVNVDLDVAGLQHYAIGAADVVNALAARNGFVPAGLVAVDGRLAQVDPSDALRGVADVAATSVAPVGGRAVRVGDLAQVGAAYPDPPSELVRVDGEPGIAIAVQAKETSSLTDLGPEVKDAIAAERSRWPAGTHVAFIADQPRSVDDRIADFGLNLLLAVAIVTGLVSLFMGLRNGILVGITVVLTIALTFGAIKLLSVDINQISVLALIISLGIIVDAGIVAIDNIEHHLRLGEDRATASARGVATLWMPLLTSTLVAMSSFLPFRLMGGGIGDFVRDLAVVTCVSLAMSLVVAYFVTPILGEWFAVPSSQIGQTSIFDRFLDAVRARYVPLATASLHRPWITVGAATGAVVLAVLWLPHLGVQFFPSADRAQFFIEVNAPDGTDIRSTARIAANVERAVRAQPGVTVVGSFVGAGAPRFYYNVLQQQPKPSYAQILVDTSDIASANRLVATLAPHLRAEVPGARIDVKKLEQGPPVGAPIQLRLQGDDPDALARSAAILRSTLAAVPGTVAVRDSLGQPTTTLAARIDPQRVAETGLNAADVQRTVALAFGGTTATAIREADRQTPVVVRLPPARRGNASAFGSLAVHGVPLAEVATLAPATQTSVATYRDGSPTVTVLADVEGRLASDVLAQFRRAANGIRLPDGVRLTVAGEDEQTATSFRNLLVAVIVGLLINQMILLWEFRTLRLSLVVLSAVPLGLAGAIAGLALTGQHFGFVASLGIASLGGIVTNHAIVLFEYAKREMEAGEPMERALILAGTTRLRPIMLTVLASIAGLLPLAFSAQTLWRPFCWAVIFGLGGSMLMTLVAIPAIYRIVAGRGFAPGAQRQPSRELAGAVS encoded by the coding sequence ATGAGCGGCCTGCCGGCGTTCGCACTGCGGCGCAAAAGCCTCGTCCTCGCGGGCCTCCTGCTCGCGATCTTCTGGTCGCTTTACGCCGGCGCAACGATGCAGCGGCGCGAGGATCCGGGAACGACCCAACGGCAGACCGCGATCGTCACCGTCTTCCCCGGCGCGACGACGCACGACGTCGAGCAGCTCGTCACCAAGAAAATCGCCGACGCGATGCGCGGCGTGACGCACGTGCTGCACGTCGAAGGGACGTCGCGGCCGGGAATCTCCGAAGTCGACGTCGTTTTCGACGACGTCATCAACGAAGCCGGACCGACGCTGCGCGACGTGCGCGACCGTCTCGGCGACGTCTCGCCGCAGCTGCCGCCCGGCGTCCAGCCGTCGATCGTCGACGACGTGTGGAAGACCTATCCGGTCGTCCTCGGCGTTCGCCAGGACGGCGCGACGCCGCGCGAGCTGCGCGACGCGGCGAAACGCCTTGCCGATCGCATCTCGCGCCAGCGCGACGTCGGCTTCGTCAAACTCGTCGGCGAACAGGTGCAGCAGGTCAACGTCGATCTCGACGTCGCCGGCCTGCAGCATTACGCGATCGGCGCCGCCGACGTGGTCAACGCGCTCGCCGCGCGCAACGGGTTCGTCCCCGCCGGTTTAGTCGCGGTCGACGGACGGCTCGCGCAGGTCGACCCCTCCGACGCGCTGCGCGGCGTCGCCGACGTCGCGGCGACCAGCGTCGCGCCGGTGGGCGGACGCGCGGTGCGCGTGGGCGACCTCGCGCAGGTCGGCGCCGCCTATCCCGATCCGCCGAGCGAACTGGTGCGAGTCGACGGCGAGCCCGGCATCGCGATCGCGGTGCAGGCGAAGGAGACGTCGTCGCTCACCGATCTGGGGCCCGAGGTGAAGGACGCGATCGCGGCGGAGCGGTCGCGCTGGCCGGCCGGGACGCACGTCGCGTTCATCGCCGATCAGCCGCGCTCCGTCGACGACCGCATCGCCGACTTCGGGCTCAACCTGCTGCTCGCGGTGGCGATCGTGACCGGTCTGGTCTCGCTGTTCATGGGACTGCGCAACGGGATCCTCGTCGGTATCACGGTCGTGCTCACGATCGCGCTCACGTTCGGCGCGATCAAACTGCTCTCGGTCGACATCAATCAGATCTCGGTCCTCGCGCTGATCATCTCGCTCGGCATCATCGTCGACGCGGGGATCGTCGCGATCGACAACATCGAACACCACCTGCGTCTGGGCGAAGACCGTGCGACCGCGTCGGCGCGCGGCGTCGCGACACTGTGGATGCCGCTGCTCACCTCGACGCTCGTCGCGATGTCGTCGTTCCTGCCGTTCCGCTTGATGGGCGGCGGGATCGGCGACTTCGTCCGCGATCTCGCGGTGGTGACCTGCGTCTCGCTCGCGATGTCGCTGGTGGTCGCGTACTTCGTCACGCCGATCCTCGGCGAGTGGTTCGCGGTGCCTTCGTCGCAGATCGGGCAGACGTCGATCTTCGACCGCTTCCTCGACGCCGTGCGCGCGCGCTACGTCCCGCTCGCGACGGCCTCGCTGCACCGCCCGTGGATCACCGTCGGCGCGGCGACCGGCGCGGTGGTGCTCGCGGTGCTGTGGCTCCCGCACCTGGGCGTGCAGTTCTTCCCCTCAGCTGACCGCGCGCAGTTCTTCATCGAAGTGAATGCGCCCGACGGGACCGATATCCGCTCGACCGCGCGGATCGCCGCAAACGTCGAGCGCGCGGTGCGCGCGCAGCCCGGCGTCACCGTCGTCGGCTCGTTCGTCGGCGCCGGCGCGCCGCGCTTCTATTACAACGTGCTGCAGCAGCAGCCCAAACCGTCGTACGCGCAGATCCTCGTCGACACGAGCGACATCGCAAGCGCGAACCGTCTCGTCGCGACGCTCGCACCGCACTTGCGTGCAGAAGTCCCCGGCGCGCGCATCGACGTGAAGAAACTCGAACAGGGTCCGCCGGTCGGTGCGCCGATTCAACTGCGTCTGCAAGGCGACGATCCGGATGCGCTCGCGCGCTCGGCGGCGATCCTGCGCAGTACGCTCGCCGCGGTGCCGGGGACCGTCGCGGTGCGCGACTCGCTCGGTCAGCCGACGACGACGCTCGCCGCGCGCATCGACCCGCAGCGCGTCGCCGAAACCGGCCTTAACGCTGCCGACGTGCAGCGGACCGTCGCGCTGGCGTTCGGCGGCACGACCGCCACGGCGATTCGCGAAGCCGACCGTCAAACGCCGGTCGTCGTGCGGCTTCCGCCCGCGCGGCGCGGCAACGCGTCGGCGTTCGGAAGCCTCGCGGTGCACGGCGTCCCGCTCGCCGAGGTCGCGACGCTGGCACCCGCGACGCAGACCAGCGTCGCGACCTACCGCGACGGTTCCCCGACGGTGACGGTGCTGGCCGACGTGGAGGGCCGCCTGGCGAGCGACGTGCTGGCGCAGTTCCGGCGCGCGGCGAACGGGATCCGCCTGCCCGACGGCGTGCGGCTCACGGTTGCGGGCGAGGACGAGCAGACGGCGACCTCGTTCCGAAACCTGCTCGTCGCCGTCATCGTAGGACTGTTGATCAACCAGATGATCCTGCTGTGGGAGTTCCGCACGCTGCGGCTCTCGCTGGTCGTGCTCTCCGCCGTCCCGCTCGGGCTCGCGGGCGCGATCGCGGGGCTCGCGCTGACGGGTCAGCACTTCGGGTTCGTCGCATCGCTCGGCATCGCGAGCCTGGGCGGGATCGTCACCAATCACGCCATCGTGCTGTTCGAATACGCAAAGAGGGAAATGGAGGCCGGCGAACCCATGGAGCGCGCCTTGATCCTGGCCGGAACCACCCGGCTGCGGCCGATCATGCTGACCGTCCTCGCGTCGATCGCGGGGCTGCTCCCGCTCGCGTTCTCGGCGCAAACGCTGTGGCGGCCGTTCTGCTGGGCCGTGATCTTCGGCCTGGGCGGGTCGATGCTGATGACCCTCGTCGCGATCCCCGCGATCTACCGGATCGTCGCCGGCCGCGGCTTTGCACCGGGCGCGCAGCGTCAGCCCTCCCGCGAACTGGCGGGTGCGGTGTCGTGA
- a CDS encoding MFS transporter gives MNRATLLRLLPILGITFIDIFGFSMLLPLLPFFVKHFGAADVVVGWVAATYSICQLIAGPLWGNLSDRIGRKAVLIVSQVGATIGWALLGFAPTIAWVFASRAIEGLSGGNLGVTQAYIGDLVEPAQRGRAFALLGAAFSAGFVFGPALAGWLASAYGFSTPFFVAAGLQALTLVLTIVLLPDSRAGATEEAKNVATPRDIVVALADRRVAPVLWLRLVFVLGMYGWFGAMALVLNRQLGWGVSDTSFVFAIFGVFQVVLQLTATGKTVDGMGNRAATNLAIAILAGAFALISFATSLPLAIVFMILFGVGMSLANSAFPALASGVAPEDRRGTVLGVFSGLDSLAGFLMPPLVTGVLGAYGVRPAVAIVFGLLVTALAIGLAQSRTVTPRLVRVAESAAPK, from the coding sequence ATGAACCGCGCGACGCTGCTGCGGCTGCTGCCGATCCTCGGCATCACGTTCATCGACATCTTCGGCTTCAGCATGCTGTTGCCGCTGCTGCCGTTTTTCGTCAAGCATTTCGGCGCCGCCGACGTCGTCGTCGGCTGGGTTGCGGCGACGTACTCGATCTGTCAGCTGATCGCAGGCCCGCTGTGGGGAAATCTCAGCGACCGCATCGGGCGCAAAGCCGTGCTGATCGTCTCGCAGGTCGGCGCGACGATCGGCTGGGCGCTGCTGGGATTCGCGCCAACGATCGCGTGGGTCTTCGCGTCGCGCGCAATCGAAGGGCTCAGCGGCGGCAACCTCGGCGTCACCCAAGCGTACATCGGCGACTTGGTCGAGCCCGCGCAGCGCGGCCGCGCGTTCGCGCTCCTCGGCGCGGCGTTCAGCGCAGGGTTCGTCTTCGGACCCGCGCTCGCCGGCTGGCTCGCGAGCGCGTACGGGTTCTCGACGCCGTTCTTCGTCGCCGCCGGACTGCAGGCGCTTACGCTCGTGCTGACGATCGTGCTGCTTCCAGACTCGCGCGCCGGCGCGACCGAAGAGGCGAAGAACGTCGCGACCCCGCGCGACATTGTCGTCGCACTCGCCGACCGGCGCGTCGCGCCGGTGCTCTGGCTGCGGCTGGTGTTCGTGCTCGGCATGTACGGATGGTTCGGAGCGATGGCGCTCGTGCTGAACCGTCAATTGGGCTGGGGTGTGAGCGATACGAGCTTCGTCTTCGCGATCTTCGGCGTGTTCCAAGTCGTGCTGCAATTGACAGCGACCGGGAAGACGGTCGACGGAATGGGCAACCGCGCAGCGACGAATTTGGCGATCGCGATCCTGGCCGGCGCGTTCGCGCTGATATCGTTCGCGACGTCGCTCCCGCTCGCGATCGTCTTCATGATCCTCTTCGGCGTCGGCATGAGCTTGGCGAACTCCGCGTTCCCCGCGCTCGCCTCGGGGGTGGCGCCCGAAGACCGGCGCGGCACGGTGCTCGGCGTTTTCTCGGGGCTCGACAGCCTGGCGGGTTTTCTGATGCCGCCGCTCGTCACCGGCGTGCTGGGCGCGTACGGGGTGCGTCCGGCGGTGGCGATCGTCTTTGGCCTGCTCGTCACGGCGCTCGCGATCGGGCTCGCGCAGTCGCGCACCGTCACGCCGCGGCTCGTGCGCGTCGCCGAATCCGCGGCGCCGAAGTAA
- a CDS encoding nuclear transport factor 2 family protein codes for MTERPPLPPFTAETATTKARLAEDAWNSRDPQRVAGAYSEGSRWRNRSEFFSGRDAIAAFLERKWSRERDYRLIKEVWAFHGNRIAVRFAYEWHDEAGAWFRSHGNEQWEFAPDGLMRRREASINDVPIAESARLFRWEGARRPDDHPGLSDLGL; via the coding sequence ATGACCGAACGCCCCCCGCTTCCGCCGTTCACCGCCGAGACCGCGACGACGAAAGCGCGGCTCGCCGAAGACGCGTGGAACTCCCGCGATCCGCAACGCGTCGCCGGCGCGTATTCCGAGGGCAGCCGCTGGCGCAACCGCTCGGAGTTCTTCTCCGGCCGCGACGCGATTGCGGCGTTTCTCGAGCGCAAGTGGTCGCGCGAGCGCGACTACCGGCTGATCAAAGAGGTCTGGGCGTTTCACGGCAACCGCATCGCCGTGCGCTTCGCGTACGAATGGCACGACGAGGCCGGCGCGTGGTTCCGCAGCCACGGCAACGAGCAGTGGGAGTTCGCGCCCGACGGCTTGATGCGGCGCCGCGAGGCGAGCATCAACGACGTGCCGATCGCGGAGAGCGCGCGGCTCTTCCGTTGGGAGGGGGCGCGCCGTCCCGACGATCATCCCGGGCTGAGCGACCTCGGTCTCTGA
- a CDS encoding carboxymuconolactone decarboxylase family protein — protein sequence MSSLNAVDPATAPDDAKRILAAVNAQLGVTPNMFRVAANSAAALNGLVQLSGSLAKGRLNARVREQIALAVAQTNGCDYCLSAHTYLGKQAGLNDDDVRRARSGDAAEPKIDAIVRLAVAIVRERGHVGAEAVVQARAAGISNAELVEIVGNVALNVFTNYLNVVAGTEIDFPVVHAAELSRA from the coding sequence ATGTCCAGTCTCAACGCCGTCGATCCCGCAACCGCGCCGGACGACGCGAAACGGATCCTCGCCGCCGTCAACGCACAGCTCGGCGTCACGCCCAACATGTTCCGCGTCGCCGCGAATTCGGCGGCCGCGCTCAACGGTCTCGTTCAGCTCAGCGGCTCCCTCGCAAAGGGCCGGCTGAACGCGCGCGTTCGCGAACAGATCGCGCTTGCCGTCGCCCAGACGAACGGCTGCGACTACTGTCTCTCGGCGCACACGTACCTCGGCAAACAGGCCGGCCTGAACGACGACGACGTTCGCCGGGCGCGCTCGGGTGACGCCGCCGAGCCGAAGATCGACGCAATCGTCCGGCTCGCGGTTGCGATCGTGCGCGAACGCGGACACGTCGGCGCCGAGGCCGTCGTGCAGGCTCGGGCAGCCGGCATCAGCAACGCCGAGCTCGTCGAGATCGTCGGCAACGTCGCGCTCAACGTCTTCACCAACTACCTCAACGTCGTCGCCGGCACCGAGATTGATTTCCCGGTCGTCCATGCCGCCGAATTGTCCCGCGCGTGA
- a CDS encoding TetR/AcrR family transcriptional regulator, with the protein MPAALVPRDEVVARLQNVFRERGYDGASLSELSRATGLGKSSLYHYFPGGKDDMAIAVLERVDAWMRDRALLPLRGEGPPPKRLRAMLRALDTFYGGGRDACLLGTLVLGGGRTRFQQYLKDAFSGWVGALRDLAVEAGVPARIARDRAEDVVVRIEGALILAGALDDPAPFRRALRAAERDLLEGAA; encoded by the coding sequence ATGCCTGCTGCCCTGGTCCCGCGTGACGAAGTCGTCGCGCGCCTTCAGAACGTGTTTCGCGAACGCGGATACGACGGCGCGTCGCTGAGCGAACTCTCGCGCGCGACGGGGCTGGGGAAGAGCAGCCTCTACCACTACTTTCCCGGCGGTAAAGACGACATGGCGATCGCCGTCCTCGAACGCGTCGACGCCTGGATGCGCGACCGCGCCTTGCTCCCGCTGCGTGGGGAAGGGCCGCCGCCCAAGCGGCTGCGCGCGATGCTGCGCGCGCTCGACACCTTCTACGGCGGCGGCCGCGACGCGTGCCTGCTCGGCACGCTTGTCCTCGGCGGCGGCCGCACGCGATTTCAGCAGTATCTCAAGGACGCGTTCAGCGGCTGGGTCGGCGCACTGCGCGATCTGGCAGTCGAGGCCGGCGTCCCGGCGCGCATCGCGCGCGACCGCGCCGAAGACGTCGTCGTCCGCATCGAGGGCGCGCTGATCCTCGCCGGTGCGCTCGACGATCCGGCGCCGTTTCGGCGCGCGCTGCGCGCGGCGGAACGCGATCTGCTCGAGGGCGCGGCGTGA
- a CDS encoding CaiB/BaiF CoA transferase family protein, whose protein sequence is MTDGGAPLAGVRVVDLTTVVAGPWATHLLAGYGADVIKIEPPEGDIMRYAPPGRHPTMGPEFLHMNAGKRSVALDLKTGAGREEALALIAGADVFLTNVRPAAMERLGLAYADAKRANPEIVYVGIVGFDQRGPYAARPAYDDLIQGGCGLASLFAHTGGEPRYIPSLIADRITGITAANAVLAALFARERGNGGASIEIPMFETMAELVLADHLGGHTYVPPAGDYGYQRILTPHRRPYRTSDGYVCVLLYTPAQWQRFFTAAGRAEQYAAEPRLSDDAMRREHYDYAYAVVADIVAMRTSAEWLVLLESIDVPFMPLHDVASLLDDPQIAATGFVEERDHPTEGRIRTLRTPIRWDALDDVDLRPAPNLGEHNRTQR, encoded by the coding sequence GTGACGGACGGCGGGGCGCCGCTCGCCGGCGTGCGCGTCGTCGATCTGACGACCGTGGTTGCAGGACCGTGGGCGACGCATCTGCTCGCCGGATACGGCGCCGACGTGATCAAAATCGAGCCGCCGGAAGGCGACATCATGCGCTACGCCCCGCCCGGACGTCATCCGACGATGGGGCCGGAGTTTTTGCACATGAACGCCGGGAAGCGCAGCGTCGCACTCGACTTGAAAACCGGTGCGGGACGCGAAGAGGCGCTCGCGCTGATCGCAGGCGCCGACGTCTTCCTCACCAACGTGCGGCCGGCGGCGATGGAGCGCCTCGGCCTCGCGTATGCGGACGCAAAGCGCGCGAATCCCGAGATCGTCTACGTCGGAATCGTCGGGTTCGACCAGCGCGGGCCGTACGCGGCCCGCCCGGCCTACGACGACCTCATCCAGGGCGGCTGCGGCCTGGCGTCGCTCTTCGCGCACACGGGCGGCGAACCGCGCTACATCCCGAGTCTGATCGCCGACCGCATCACCGGGATCACGGCCGCGAACGCGGTGCTGGCGGCGCTCTTCGCGCGCGAGCGCGGCAACGGCGGTGCGTCGATCGAGATCCCGATGTTCGAGACGATGGCGGAACTCGTGCTGGCCGATCATCTCGGCGGCCACACGTACGTTCCGCCCGCCGGCGACTACGGCTACCAGCGCATTCTTACGCCGCACCGCCGCCCGTACCGCACGAGCGACGGATACGTCTGCGTCCTGCTCTACACGCCGGCGCAGTGGCAGCGCTTCTTCACCGCCGCGGGCCGCGCCGAGCAGTACGCCGCCGAACCGCGGCTGAGCGACGATGCGATGCGGCGCGAACACTACGATTACGCGTACGCGGTGGTCGCCGATATCGTCGCGATGCGGACGTCGGCGGAATGGCTCGTGCTGCTCGAATCGATCGATGTGCCGTTCATGCCGCTGCACGACGTCGCGAGCTTGCTCGACGATCCGCAGATCGCCGCGACCGGATTCGTCGAAGAGCGCGACCATCCGACCGAAGGCCGGATCCGCACCCTGCGCACGCCGATTCGCTGGGACGCGCTCGACGACGTCGACCTGCGCCCCGCCCCAAACCTCGGCGAACACAACCGCACGCAGCGCTGA
- a CDS encoding SDR family oxidoreductase translates to MSDDLFDLAGKVAIVTGSSRGIGRAIATRYAQRGARVVISSRDAASCETVAQELRGAGGDAVAIAAHVGKRVQLEALVAQTVAHFGGIDILVANAAVNPYYGPLAGITDDAWDRIMNSNVRSTLWLANLAFPRMAERGGGAALFLSSIAGLSGTNVIGAYAVSKTALIGLARSLAVEWGPHGIRVNCIAPGIVKTDFARALWDNPEIAEPTIRRTALRRLADPDDIAGAAIYLAARAGAFVTGQTIVIDGGVTIDTGM, encoded by the coding sequence ATGAGCGACGATCTCTTCGATCTGGCCGGCAAGGTCGCCATCGTCACCGGCTCGTCACGCGGGATCGGTCGTGCGATCGCGACTCGGTACGCGCAGCGCGGCGCCCGCGTTGTGATCTCGAGCCGCGACGCCGCCTCGTGCGAAACGGTCGCGCAGGAACTGCGCGGCGCCGGCGGCGACGCGGTCGCGATCGCGGCGCACGTCGGCAAGCGCGTCCAGCTCGAAGCGCTGGTCGCGCAGACCGTCGCGCACTTCGGCGGCATCGACATCCTCGTGGCGAACGCCGCCGTGAACCCGTACTACGGACCGCTCGCGGGGATCACCGACGACGCGTGGGACCGCATCATGAACAGCAACGTGCGCAGCACGCTGTGGCTCGCGAACCTGGCGTTTCCGCGCATGGCCGAGCGCGGCGGCGGTGCGGCGCTCTTCCTCTCGAGCATCGCCGGGCTCAGCGGCACCAACGTCATCGGCGCGTACGCCGTCTCCAAGACCGCGTTGATCGGACTCGCGCGAAGCCTCGCGGTGGAATGGGGCCCGCACGGGATCCGCGTCAACTGCATCGCGCCGGGGATCGTGAAGACCGACTTCGCGCGCGCGCTTTGGGACAATCCGGAGATCGCCGAACCGACGATCCGCCGCACCGCGCTGCGCCGCCTCGCCGATCCCGACGACATCGCCGGCGCCGCGATCTACCTCGCCGCCCGCGCCGGAGCGTTCGTCACCGGCCAAACCATCGTCATCGACGGCGGCGTCACCATCGACACCGGCATGTAG